One window of Watersipora subatra chromosome 3, tzWatSuba1.1, whole genome shotgun sequence genomic DNA carries:
- the LOC137391571 gene encoding tubulin polymerization-promoting protein family member 2-like: protein MAEKPGEPKKTLSKQFIKFCNFGNHSKVEKTKLTDKNLTKLFKDCHLYGKALTSADTDIAFSKVKEKGKKEISLGQFKDLLRAVSSKYQKDKLLETEETAYELMVKTITEHEPGLHGTTNAMKGGVVNRMTDTSKYTGTHKERFDESGKGKGIAGREEVDAKDGYVQGYKERGTYDDKMKATEEQN from the exons ATGGCTGAGAAGCCAGGAGAGCCAAAGAAAACTCTTAGCAAACAATTTATCAAGTTCTGCAACTTTGGAAACCACAGTAAAGTTGAAAAGACGAAGCTGACGGATAAAAACCTAACAAAGTTGTTTAAGGATTGTCACCTCTATGGAAAGGCTTTGACAAGTGCTGACACGGACATTGCATTCAGCAAGGTGAAGGAGAAAGGGAAGAA agaaatttcatTAGGACAGTTTAAAGACTTACTCCGGGCTGTCTCATCCAAATATCAAAAAGACAAACTATTGGAAACTGAGGAAACTGCCTATGAGTTGATGGTTAAGACAATCACGGAGCATGAACCAGGTCTTCATGGAACCACG AATGCGATGAAGGGAGGAGTAGTCAACCGGATGACAGATACAAGCAAGTACACAGGTACGCACAAGGAGCGGTTTGATGAGAGTGGCAAGGGAAAAGGAATAGCGGGAAGAGAAGAGGTGGATGCAAAGGATGGATATGTTCAAGGATACAAAGAACGAGGGACGTACGATGACAAAATGAAAGCAACTGAAGAGCAAAACTAG
- the LOC137391568 gene encoding importin subunit beta-1-like, producing MSVSELLQVLEKTLAPDQAELHAAKQYLDSAAAHNLPNLLTSLSEILKNGGNSQVARMQAGIQLKNHLYSKDYEIRSQYQQRWLLFPAEMKKLIKTNVVTTLGSEHRPSQAAQCVASIACAELPHNQWPDLMKLLVMNVTAPTSTEMMKEASLEAIGYICQDIETDVLATQSNEILTAIVHGMKKEEPSDYVRLAATNALLNSLEFTKANFEVESERNFIMQVVCEATQSTDIQVKTAALQCLVKIMSLHYTQMENYMGQALFAISIEAMKSDHDEIALQGIEFWSTVCDEEVDLGIELQEAQELGKAPERTSCHYAKGALQYLVPILTGIMTKQDNETEDDDEWNPCKAAGVSLMLLATCCEDDIVQHVLPFVTQNISLPEWNKRDAAIMAFGSILEGPDPDKMKPVVAEAMPSLVTLLRDSSPAVRDTVAWTIGRVCELLPDAAINPAFLVPLVEGLVIGLDDVPRVAANVAWAFSSLAEAAYESVEVSEDADEPETYCLSQVFAPIVDKLLTTTDRSDGNQNNLRSAAYEALMELIKNSPKDCYEVVKSTTVIILERLRTILQMESQISSSADRVQFNDLQSLLCATLQSVLKKVTIEDAPQISDTIMQSLLQMLHSCSSSTEPGTGGGVQEDAMLAISALIEKLSSQFSKYMTVFKPILMQTLKNTAEYQVCFVAVNCVGDLCRALQLEIRQHTNDLMPVLLQILGDDKVDRSVKPGILSVFGDIALAMGPEFKVYLPVVITTLQQASSVTAAKGDYDMVDYVNELRETCLEAYTGIVQGLKGENGSNADVELLLPHAQTVVDFIEQVAIDNDRTDGVTSAACGLIGDLAMAFGDKALPMSEKESINALLTSGRKSKTSKTKTLAVWATKELRKLKQAS from the exons ATGTCAGTTTCAGAGTTATTGCAGGTGCTAGAAAAGACATTAGCACCAG ATCAAGCTGAACTACATGCTGCAAAGCAGTATCTAGACTCAGCTGCAGCGCACAATTTG CCAAACCTGCTGACATCATTGTCCGAGATATTAAAAAATGGCGGAAACAGTCAAGTCGCTCGAATGCAAGCAGGTATTCAGCTTAAAAATCATCTGTACTCTAAAGACTATGAGATAAGATCGCAATATCAACAGCGATGGCTGTTGTTTCCGGCTGAGATGAAAAAGCTAATAAAGACCAAT GTTGTGACAACATTAGGATCAGAGCACCGGCCTAGCCAAGCTGCTCAATGTGTGGCTTCCATAGCATGTGCTGAACTACCTCACAACCAATGGCCTGACCTAATGAAACTTCTTGTCATGAACGTCACAGCCCCAACGAGCACAGAGATGATGAAGGAGGCTTCACTTGAAGCCATAGGCTATATATGTCAAGATATT GAAACGGATGTACTCGCAACTCAAAGCAATGAAATCCTCACTGCTATTGTTCATGGAATGAAGAAAGAAGAACCAAGTGACTATGTCAGATTGGCTGCAACGAATGCTTTGCTCAACTCTCTTGAATTCACAAAAGCCAATTTTGAAGTTGAG TCGGAGAGaaactttattatgcaagtagTGTGTGAAGCAACTCAATCGACAGACATTCAAGTCAAGACTGCAGCCCTGCAATGTCTTGTCAAGATCATGTCTCTGCATTACACTCAAATGGAGAACTACATGGGTCAAGCCCTTTTTGCT ATTTCAATCGAGGCGATGAAATCAGATCACGACGAGATAGCTCTACAGGGTATAGAGTTTTGGTCAACAGTTTGTGATGAAGAGGTGGATCTCGGCATAGAACTGCAAGAG GCTCAAGAACTAGGCAAGGCTCCGGAGAGAACCAGCTGCCACTATGCCAAGGGGGCGCTGCAATACCTTGTTCCCATCTTGACTGGCATCATGACCAAACAG GACAATGAGACTGAAGATGATGACGAATGGAATCCATGCAAGGCTGCCGGTGTGTCACTCATGCTGCTCGCCACATGCTGTGAAGATGACATCGTCCAACATGTGCTGCCTTTTGTAACGCAAAATATCAGCCTACCCGAGTGGAACAAACGTGATGCAGCAATCATGgcttttg GTTCTATATTGGAAGGTCCTGACCCAGACAAAATGAAGCCTGTGGTTGCGGAAGCCATGCCAAGTTTGGTGACCTTGCTCAGAGACAGCTCTCCTGCAGTAAGAGACACAGTAGCTTGGACCATAGGCCGAGTGTGTGAGCTCCTGCCTGACGCCGCGATTAACCCTGCCTTCCTAGTGCCTCTTGTAGAGGGTCTTGTCATTGGACTGGATGATGTGCCAAGAGTAGCAGCCAATGTTGCCTGG GCATTTTCCTCTCTTGCGGAAGCAGCTTACGAGTCTGTGGAAGTTTCTGAGGACGCTGATGAGCCAGAGACTTACTGCCTCAGTCAGGTGTTTGCGCCCATCGTTGACAAACTTCTCACTACTACCGACAGATCTGATG GCAACCAGAATAACCTGAGGAGTGCTGCCTATGAGGCCTTGATGGAGCTGATAAAGAACAGTCCCAAGGATTGTTACGAAGTGGTTAAAAGCACTACAGTTATCATATTAGAGCGTCTACGTACAATCCTTCAGATGGAG TCCCAAATAAGCAGCTCCGCAGACCGAGTGCAGTTCAATGACCTCCAGTCTCTCCTCTGTGCCACTCTACAG AGTGTCCTAAAGAAGGTAACAATAGAAGATGCACCTCAAATATCTGATACGATCATGCAGTCACTCCTGCAGATGCTACACAGCTGTTCTTCATCGACTGAACCCGGTACAGGTGGAGGTGTACAGGAGGATGCCATGCTCGCTATCTCTGCACTTATTGAGAAGCTCAGCTCACAATTCTCTAAATACATGACTGTTTTTAAGCCCATCCTGATGCAAACATTGAAAAACACTGCTGAGTACCAG GTGTGCTTCGTGGCAGTCAACTGCGTAGGAGACCTTTGCAGAGCTCTTCAACTTGAAATTCGTCAACACACAAATGACCTAATGCCCGTATTGCTCCAAATATTAGGG GATGACAAAGTGGACAGATCAGTGAAACCTGGTATTCTCAGTGTATTTGGAGACATAGCGTTAGCTATGGGCCCGGAGTTCAAGGTCTACCTTCCCGTTGTTATTACTACCCTGCAACAGGCGTCTAGCGTCACTGCGGCTAAG GGTGACTATGACATGGTAGACTACGTGAATGAGCTGAGGGAGACATGTCTGGAGGCCTATACAGGAATAGTACAGGGCCTTAAGGGCGAGAATGGCTCGAATG ccGATGTGGAGTTACTTCTTCCACACGCGCAGACTGTTGTCGACTTCATAGAACAGGTGGCCATAGACAACGATAGGACAGATGGCGTTACGAGCGCTGCATGTGGCCTCATCGG TGACCTGGCCATGGCATTCGGTGACAAGGCTTTGCCAATGAGTGAAAAGGAGTCAATAAATGCTCTTCTGACGTCTGGCAGGAAGTCCAAGACATCTAAAACCAAAACACTTGCTGTTTGGGCAACAAAGGAACTACGCAAGCTGAAGCAAGCTAGCTGA